A region from the Salidesulfovibrio onnuriiensis genome encodes:
- a CDS encoding Ig-like domain-containing protein, whose amino-acid sequence MHGTVTVNADGTLTYTPAANYNGPDTITYTVSDGQGGESTATVAVGVTPVNDGPVAVDDTATTAEDTPVTIDVLSNDTDVEGDALSVVTDAGKAPTALHGTVTVNADGTLTYTPAANYNGPDTITYTVSDGHGGESTATVAVGVTPVNDGPVAVDDTATTAEDTPVTIDVLSNDTDVEGDTLSVVTDAGKAPTALHGTVTVNADGTLTYTPAANYNGPDTITYTVSDGQGGESTATVAVGVTPVNDGPVAVDDTATTAEDTPVTIDVLSNDTDVEGDALSVVTDAGKAPTALHGTVTVNADGTLTYTPAANYNGPDTITYTVSDGHGGESTATVAVGVTPVNDGPVAVDDTATTAEDTPVTIDVLSNDTDVEGDTLSVVTDAGKAPTALHGTVTVNADGTLTYTPAANYNGPDTITYTVSDGQGGESTATVAVGVTPVNDGPVAVDDTATTAEDTPVTIDVLSNDTDVEGDALSVVTDAGKAPTALHGTVTVNADGTLTYTPAANYNGPDTITYTVSDGQGGESTATVAVGVTPVNDGPWPWTTLPPPPRTRQ is encoded by the coding sequence CTGCACGGTACCGTGACCGTCAATGCGGATGGAACCCTGACTTACACACCGGCCGCAAACTACAACGGCCCGGACACCATCACCTATACCGTCTCCGACGGACAGGGCGGCGAAAGCACCGCAACCGTGGCCGTGGGCGTTACCCCGGTCAACGACGGACCCGTGGCCGTGGACGACACTGCCACCACCGCCGAGGACACGCCAGTGACCATCGACGTGCTCTCCAACGACACCGACGTGGAAGGCGACGCGCTCTCCGTGGTCACCGATGCGGGCAAGGCCCCGACGGCCCTGCACGGCACCGTGACCGTCAATGCCGACGGCACCCTGACCTACACACCGGCAGCCAACTACAACGGGCCGGATACCATCACCTATACCGTTTCCGACGGACACGGCGGCGAAAGCACCGCAACCGTGGCCGTGGGCGTTACCCCGGTCAACGACGGACCCGTGGCCGTGGACGACACTGCCACCACCGCCGAGGACACGCCGGTGACTATCGACGTGCTCTCCAACGACACCGACGTGGAAGGCGACACCCTGTCCGTGGTCACCGATGCGGGCAAGGCACCCACCGCCCTGCACGGCACCGTGACCGTCAATGCCGACGGAACCCTGACCTACACACCGGCCGCAAACTACAACGGGCCGGACACCATTACCTATACCGTCTCCGACGGACAGGGCGGCGAAAGCACCGCAACCGTGGCCGTGGGCGTTACCCCGGTCAACGACGGACCCGTGGCCGTGGACGACACTGCCACCACCGCCGAGGACACGCCGGTAACCATCGACGTGCTCTCCAACGACACCGACGTGGAAGGCGACGCGCTCTCCGTGGTCACCGATGCGGGCAAGGCCCCGACGGCCCTGCACGGCACCGTGACCGTCAATGCCGACGGCACCCTGACCTACACACCGGCAGCCAACTACAACGGGCCGGATACCATCACCTATACCGTTTCCGACGGACACGGCGGCGAAAGCACCGCAACCGTGGCCGTGGGCGTTACCCCGGTCAACGACGGACCCGTGGCCGTGGACGACACTGCCACCACCGCCGAGGACACGCCGGTGACTATCGACGTGCTCTCCAACGACACCGACGTGGAAGGCGACACCCTGTCCGTGGTCACCGATGCGGGCAAGGCACCCACCGCCCTGCACGGAACCGTGACCGTCAATGCCGACGGAACCCTGACCTATACACCGGCAGCCAACTACAACGGGCCGGACACCATCACCTATACCGTCTCCGACGGACAGGGCGGCGAAAGCACCGCAACCGTGGCCGTGGGCGTTACCCCGGTCAACGACGGACCCGTGGCCGTGGACGACACTGCCACCACCGCCGAGGACACGCCAGTGACCATCGACGTGCTCTCCAACGACACCGACGTGGAAGGCGACGCGCTCTCCGTGGTCACCGATGCGGGCAAGGCACCCACCGCCCTGCACGGCACCGTGACCGTCAATGCCGACGGCACCCTGACCTACACACCGGCAGCCAACTACAACGGGCCGGACACCATCACCTATACCGTCTCCGACGGACAGGGCGGCGAAAGCACCGCAACCGTGGCCGTGGGCGTTACCCCGGTCAACGACGGCCCGTGGCCGTGGACGACACTGCCACCACCGCCGAGGACACGCCAGTGA
- a CDS encoding cadherin-like domain-containing protein, translating to MRARPHALHGTVTVNADGTLTYTPAANYNGPDTITYTVSDGHGGESTATVAVGVTPVNDGPVAVDDTAPPPRTRQ from the coding sequence ATGCGGGCAAGGCCCCACGCCCTGCACGGCACCGTGACCGTCAATGCCGACGGCACCCTGACCTACACACCGGCAGCCAACTACAACGGGCCGGACACCATCACCTATACCGTCTCCGACGGACACGGCGGCGAAAGCACCGCAACCGTGGCCGTGGGCGTTACCCCGGTCAACGACGGACCCGTGGCCGTGGACGACACTGCACCACCGCCGAGGACACGCCAGTGA
- a CDS encoding Ig-like domain-containing protein: MHGTVTVNADGTLTYTPAANYNGPDTITYTVSDGQGGESTATVAVGVTPVNDGPVAVDDTATTAEDTPVTIDVLSNDTDVEGDALSVATDAGKAPTALHGTVTVNADGTLTYTPAANYNGPDTITYTVSDGHGGESTATVAMTVNEVNDVDTTPDTATAYEDWYNPVGNVLFNDSEWYRLEVTGAGHENGEQGMVVKGDYGTLYIGANGWYRYELDNSLDAVQALGRDETVTENFTYTVSDGQGGTSTTPLTITVHGMNDLPVANDDTLVTSEAQSAVIDVLANDTDVDGDVLSVVGEPYAPHGTVVVNDDGTLTYTPDQGFVGQDTIYYYMTDGSHYYTQAEVSVTVNQNLAPIAGDDQFSTAEDTSLSITAAQLLANDSDPEGTGLTITEVHNGAHGTVELVNGEITFTPDADYNGDATFTYTVADASGKETTATATVTVTATNDAPVAVDDEFGATTVIEPVTISVDVALHESHPNIEANWASKGVIVKAFAGNGLDQSTWLGEGEGPKPKLDHGNIDWDGDHHNDYTGLAVKSVHNLNNEQIDLLDGSEGTGTELLAVSFDGKTVQSVTLTLGALFDADDGAIWNGDLTEMARVAAFDADGNLLGYVDVDGDLDGLVNVTLDVAELGYPAPIAEVAVMPLQNGAGDDPANSDFVLKAVTATTTGGVEGVFYEDQTIELDATQLITAANAAGEADSDVDGDLLTVTDVFNPTHGSVTLTDEGKVVFEPDDDFSGQATFQYTVSDGHGGTDTATVTLNITPNDNEAPSIDLDATGSNFDINAEASDSWGYNLLGMYVLDDAGNPVVTEVLYDYSNVDGPRDLNPGDLLTHLEEGQTPHFFVLNSEEVRTGPAFREDVEITFTKDDDGQWWGTGVNENGEAQTFKAFFDDASLNRFGEQFRIDATDASDGTQHWSFEEFIRNAQDNTTHAIDWDDVRFTVTPVDDDASGYNATFSEGGDPVSIAGNLSIGDADSGSLSKAVITLTNAHDGDTLHTDGLPGDLLVEVDSSTPGRITVTLTGDASPAEYAEAIKSITFGTTSGDETPREITVQVTDAEGNKSLASNTATATINVEAGDADMVNLDVTGQQVHFVSQNAGYNNMLGIYRLDAHGDPVDPEIILPSSHSPELVASVLATFGGDEDIRFFLIPDGGDMNIDFSQELHFIPHGDTWELSVGALNNSHYVDVKFDDPGLNPTTEEPGFQFPQGEDAGITVHVDESVLVKVDDQFSGGDDDDYNDLIIDVRGSEHGLFHGGDGNDTAYGNEGNDTLHGHDGNDLLVGGDGNDLLVGGHGDDQLFGGHGDDVIVTGQGHDLVHTGEGSDVIHIDPSVLDDGNSVTVEDYTLGTDSLELGDGLKINDVIYDDDNSVTRLLISDEHGGHDVVVDLLGVTRTDLSHFESHVDPSGGQVDDLIQYLIDSGSEHK; encoded by the coding sequence CTGCACGGCACCGTGACCGTCAATGCCGACGGCACCCTGACCTACACACCGGCAGCCAACTACAACGGGCCGGACACCATCACCTATACCGTCTCCGACGGACAGGGCGGCGAAAGCACCGCAACCGTGGCCGTGGGCGTTACCCCGGTCAACGACGGACCCGTGGCCGTGGACGACACTGCCACCACCGCCGAGGACACGCCAGTGACCATCGACGTGCTCTCCAACGACACCGACGTGGAAGGCGACGCGCTCTCCGTGGCCACCGATGCGGGCAAGGCCCCCACGGCCCTGCACGGCACCGTGACCGTCAATGCCGACGGCACCCTGACCTACACACCGGCAGCCAACTACAACGGGCCGGACACCATCACCTATACCGTCTCCGACGGACACGGCGGCGAAAGCACCGCAACCGTGGCCATGACGGTCAACGAAGTGAACGACGTGGACACCACGCCCGACACCGCAACCGCCTACGAGGATTGGTACAACCCGGTAGGCAACGTGCTCTTCAATGACAGCGAATGGTACCGCCTGGAAGTGACCGGCGCGGGCCATGAGAACGGCGAGCAGGGCATGGTGGTCAAGGGCGATTACGGCACCCTGTATATCGGGGCCAACGGCTGGTACCGCTACGAACTGGACAACTCCCTGGATGCGGTCCAGGCTCTCGGCAGGGACGAAACCGTCACCGAAAACTTCACCTACACGGTTTCCGACGGCCAGGGAGGCACCAGCACCACGCCGCTGACCATCACGGTCCACGGCATGAACGACCTGCCCGTGGCCAACGACGACACGCTCGTGACCAGTGAAGCCCAGTCCGCCGTCATCGACGTGCTGGCAAACGACACGGACGTGGACGGCGACGTGCTGAGCGTGGTCGGGGAACCGTATGCCCCGCACGGCACCGTGGTGGTCAACGACGACGGCACCCTGACCTACACCCCGGACCAAGGTTTCGTCGGCCAGGACACCATCTACTACTACATGACCGACGGCAGTCATTATTACACCCAGGCCGAGGTATCGGTCACCGTGAACCAGAACCTGGCCCCCATTGCCGGGGACGACCAGTTCAGCACCGCCGAGGACACGAGCCTGAGCATCACCGCGGCCCAGCTGCTGGCCAACGACAGCGATCCCGAAGGCACCGGCCTGACGATCACGGAAGTGCACAACGGGGCCCACGGCACCGTGGAACTGGTGAACGGCGAAATCACCTTCACCCCGGACGCCGACTACAACGGCGACGCCACCTTCACCTACACGGTGGCCGACGCCAGCGGCAAGGAAACCACCGCCACGGCAACCGTCACGGTCACCGCGACCAACGACGCGCCCGTCGCCGTGGACGACGAATTCGGCGCAACCACGGTCATCGAACCGGTCACCATCTCCGTGGACGTGGCCCTGCATGAAAGCCATCCCAACATTGAAGCGAACTGGGCAAGCAAGGGCGTAATCGTCAAGGCATTTGCCGGCAACGGCCTCGACCAGAGCACCTGGCTGGGCGAAGGGGAAGGCCCCAAGCCCAAGCTGGACCACGGCAACATCGACTGGGACGGCGACCACCACAACGATTACACCGGCCTGGCGGTCAAGTCCGTGCACAACCTGAACAACGAACAGATCGACCTGCTGGACGGCAGCGAAGGCACCGGCACGGAACTGCTGGCGGTATCCTTTGACGGCAAGACCGTGCAGAGCGTGACCCTGACCCTGGGCGCACTGTTCGACGCGGACGACGGCGCCATCTGGAACGGCGATCTCACCGAGATGGCCCGCGTGGCCGCCTTTGACGCGGACGGCAACCTGCTCGGCTACGTGGATGTGGACGGCGACCTCGACGGCCTCGTGAACGTGACGCTGGACGTCGCCGAACTGGGCTACCCGGCTCCCATCGCCGAAGTGGCGGTCATGCCGCTCCAGAACGGCGCGGGCGACGACCCGGCCAACTCCGACTTCGTGCTCAAGGCGGTCACCGCCACCACCACGGGCGGCGTGGAAGGCGTGTTCTACGAGGACCAGACCATCGAACTGGACGCCACCCAGCTCATCACCGCCGCCAACGCCGCGGGCGAGGCGGACAGCGACGTGGACGGCGACCTGCTCACCGTCACCGACGTGTTCAACCCGACCCACGGCAGCGTGACCCTGACCGACGAGGGCAAGGTGGTCTTCGAGCCCGATGACGACTTCTCGGGCCAGGCAACCTTCCAGTACACGGTCTCGGACGGACACGGCGGCACCGACACGGCCACCGTGACCCTGAACATCACGCCCAACGACAACGAGGCCCCGAGCATCGACCTCGACGCCACGGGCAGCAACTTCGACATCAATGCCGAGGCTTCGGATTCCTGGGGCTACAACCTGCTGGGCATGTACGTGCTCGACGATGCGGGCAACCCCGTGGTCACCGAAGTGCTCTACGACTACAGCAACGTGGACGGCCCGCGCGACCTGAACCCCGGCGATCTGCTCACGCACCTGGAAGAGGGCCAGACCCCGCACTTCTTCGTGCTCAACAGCGAAGAGGTCCGCACCGGCCCGGCCTTCCGCGAGGACGTGGAAATCACCTTCACCAAGGATGATGACGGCCAGTGGTGGGGCACCGGCGTCAACGAGAACGGCGAGGCCCAGACCTTCAAGGCCTTCTTCGACGACGCCTCGCTGAACCGCTTCGGCGAACAGTTCCGCATCGACGCCACGGACGCCTCGGACGGCACCCAGCACTGGAGCTTCGAGGAATTCATCCGCAATGCCCAGGACAACACCACCCACGCCATAGACTGGGACGACGTGCGCTTCACCGTGACCCCGGTGGACGACGACGCCAGCGGCTACAACGCCACATTCTCCGAGGGCGGCGACCCGGTCTCCATCGCGGGCAACCTGTCCATCGGCGACGCGGATTCCGGCTCCCTGTCCAAGGCGGTCATCACCCTGACCAACGCCCATGACGGCGACACGCTCCACACCGACGGCCTGCCCGGCGACCTGCTTGTGGAAGTGGATTCCTCCACGCCCGGCAGGATCACCGTGACCCTGACCGGCGATGCCTCCCCGGCGGAATACGCCGAAGCCATCAAGTCCATCACCTTCGGCACCACCTCCGGCGATGAGACCCCGAGGGAAATCACCGTGCAGGTGACCGACGCCGAGGGCAACAAGTCCCTGGCAAGCAACACGGCCACCGCCACCATCAACGTGGAGGCGGGCGACGCCGACATGGTCAACCTGGACGTCACCGGCCAGCAGGTGCACTTCGTTTCCCAGAACGCGGGCTACAACAACATGCTCGGCATCTACCGCCTGGACGCCCACGGCGACCCCGTGGACCCGGAAATCATCCTGCCCAGCAGCCACTCCCCCGAACTGGTCGCCTCGGTGCTGGCCACCTTCGGCGGGGACGAGGACATACGCTTCTTCCTGATCCCGGACGGCGGCGACATGAACATCGACTTCAGCCAGGAACTCCACTTCATCCCCCACGGGGACACCTGGGAACTCTCGGTGGGCGCGCTGAACAACAGCCACTATGTGGACGTGAAGTTCGACGACCCGGGCCTCAACCCGACCACCGAGGAACCCGGCTTCCAGTTCCCGCAGGGCGAGGACGCGGGCATCACCGTGCATGTGGACGAATCCGTGCTGGTCAAGGTGGACGACCAGTTCTCCGGCGGGGATGACGACGACTACAACGACCTGATCATCGACGTGCGCGGCTCGGAACACGGCCTGTTCCACGGCGGCGACGGCAACGACACGGCATACGGAAACGAGGGCAACGACACCCTGCACGGCCATGACGGCAACGACCTGCTCGTGGGCGGCGACGGAAACGACCTGCTCGTGGGCGGGCACGGCGACGACCAGCTCTTCGGCGGACACGGGGACGACGTCATCGTCACCGGCCAGGGACACGACCTGGTGCACACCGGCGAGGGCAGCGACGTGATCCACATCGACCCCTCGGTGCTGGACGACGGCAACAGCGTCACCGTCGAGGACTACACCCTGGGCACCGATTCCCTCGAACTGGGCGACGGCCTGAAGATCAACGACGTGATCTACGACGATGACAACAGCGTCACCAGGCTGCTCATCAGCGACGAGCACGGCGGACACGACGTGGTGGTGGATCTCCTGGGCGTCACCAGGACCGACCTGAGCCACTTCGAATCCCATGTGGACCCGTCCGGCGGCCAGGTGGACGACCTCATCCAGTACCTGATTGACTCGGGCAGCGAGCACAAGTAG
- a CDS encoding TolC family outer membrane protein, protein MKRLLIVFCLIFLLAPSAYAGADGTTSLKESVVMAVKQHPQIKALLHNREAMSRNLAASLGRFFPSLDLTSKYGFQEYSSTTTRNDGSDERQRTATDTTVAMTLNVFDGMDRIYTYQGSEARLESAEYRLRDNVETVGLDAIRSHHDVVRERLLVTLAQDNVEKHNELLDSITERVMAGATSRADETQAKSRLARAFTTLITYQGNLRAAEASYTRVTGKTPGALASPEYHPELVADMDSIMKRTMDNNPKLKAGEADLHAKEKDEKVTRSDYFPNVDVVVSSRNTDNLDGSDSYLRDNRAMLEMSWNLFSGGTDYNETQAAKARTKEAASTLQDTTDDLIRQVVTAWTEYETAVSQVENYERAVGYSVETRDMYLIQFNVGQRSLLDVLDSINEVFSNSVLLETAKSNRSYSLYKLMTLRGDLIRTLEVADKTYDPESK, encoded by the coding sequence ATGAAACGCCTGCTGATAGTCTTCTGTCTCATATTTCTTCTCGCCCCGTCCGCATACGCCGGGGCGGACGGCACCACGTCCCTCAAGGAAAGCGTGGTCATGGCCGTCAAGCAACACCCGCAAATCAAGGCCCTGCTGCACAACAGGGAGGCCATGTCCAGAAACCTGGCCGCATCCCTGGGACGCTTTTTCCCGTCCCTGGACCTGACCTCGAAATACGGTTTTCAGGAATACAGCAGCACCACGACGCGCAACGACGGCTCCGACGAGAGGCAGCGCACCGCCACCGACACCACCGTGGCCATGACCCTGAACGTGTTTGACGGCATGGACCGCATATACACCTACCAGGGTTCGGAGGCGCGCCTGGAATCCGCGGAATACCGCCTTCGGGACAATGTGGAAACCGTTGGGCTCGATGCAATCCGGTCTCATCACGATGTCGTGCGCGAGCGGTTACTGGTTACACTGGCCCAGGACAATGTGGAAAAGCACAACGAGCTCCTCGACTCCATCACCGAACGCGTCATGGCCGGAGCCACCAGCCGGGCCGACGAAACCCAGGCCAAGAGCCGCCTTGCCCGGGCCTTCACCACCCTGATCACCTATCAGGGCAACCTGCGTGCGGCCGAGGCCAGCTACACACGCGTCACGGGCAAGACCCCCGGCGCGCTCGCCTCCCCGGAATACCACCCCGAGCTGGTTGCCGACATGGATTCCATCATGAAGCGGACCATGGACAACAACCCCAAGCTCAAGGCTGGAGAGGCCGACCTGCACGCCAAGGAAAAGGACGAAAAGGTCACCCGCTCCGATTATTTCCCCAACGTGGATGTGGTGGTCAGCTCGCGCAACACCGACAACCTGGATGGATCCGACTCCTATCTGCGGGACAACCGGGCCATGCTGGAAATGTCCTGGAACCTGTTCAGCGGCGGCACCGACTACAACGAGACCCAGGCCGCCAAGGCCCGGACCAAGGAGGCCGCATCCACGCTCCAGGACACCACCGACGACCTCATCCGCCAGGTGGTCACGGCCTGGACCGAGTACGAGACCGCGGTCAGCCAGGTGGAGAACTACGAACGCGCCGTGGGCTACAGCGTGGAGACACGCGACATGTACCTGATCCAGTTCAACGTGGGCCAGCGCTCCCTGCTGGACGTGCTCGACTCCATCAACGAGGTGTTCAGCAACAGCGTCCTCCTGGAAACCGCCAAGTCAAACCGCAGCTACAGCCTCTACAAGCTGATGACCCTGCGCGGCGACCTGATCCGCACCCTGGAGGTGGCGGACAAGACCTACGATCCGGAAAGCAAGTAG
- a CDS encoding HD domain-containing phosphohydrolase: MERKVQPREEIPRGIGKAGHGLKVGIVVVFALIITMGSLFFAHRTVGDKRAELVSNVEHRLGLVAQGRADVFEAWLSDLAHRGDRLIKSDLFRLYAAEVDGISGDLAAIFGAGGDVEGEGADLAAQLPMMQNILREFCTYSGFLYARVLNWNGVAYIATDGYLPPMSEAEIALVQSTYKEGVPLVSPLRKTPQGLEMDIYVPIYPPEDEEHAHPVGVLMMTRQVTGKITELLSNSALSAKGEHTRLMQRTASGFLEVTPWTPEGFSKVTAQFELDDKGNMPFAERTSLSNEDEKVFSMGMRIEGPQWWVVQEMDFTAGTASIQAYSRTSYIMAGLAILAILLAAGLAWWVQTGVYNQRSAEQFRALAAQIDEQKRFIDSINANIQEFITLKDLDGRYIYVNDAFAQAVGRAEHEILGMDTEAVFGFDTAKRLTAADAAVLEEKGKVIINETIYLQSRRHQFQISKSPYYDNHGNCLGVVEVFRDITDFVAAQERNKRLIRRAMEALGSTIEAADPYLGGHTKLMAGLAVEVGRVLNLDEIDVAEIETAANLSQIGKMFVPKEILTKPERLTDDEKEVMETHVEYAYRILKDIDIDEGVLRAIYQMNERMDGSGYPKRLKGEDIILPARILSVLNAFCAMIRPRAHRGAMKPEEVLRILTDMGDKYDPAVLQALSEAITSPAGERLLDQSS; the protein is encoded by the coding sequence ATGGAACGGAAAGTACAACCCAGAGAGGAGATTCCCAGGGGGATCGGCAAGGCGGGCCACGGCCTCAAGGTCGGCATCGTGGTGGTCTTCGCCCTGATCATCACCATGGGCAGCCTGTTCTTTGCCCACCGGACCGTCGGCGACAAGCGCGCCGAGCTGGTCAGCAACGTGGAGCATCGCCTCGGATTGGTGGCCCAGGGCCGCGCCGACGTGTTCGAGGCCTGGCTCTCGGACCTCGCCCACCGGGGCGACAGGCTCATCAAGTCCGACCTCTTCCGGCTTTACGCCGCCGAGGTGGACGGCATTTCCGGCGATCTGGCCGCCATTTTCGGCGCCGGGGGCGATGTGGAAGGGGAGGGGGCCGATCTGGCCGCCCAACTGCCCATGATGCAGAACATCCTGCGCGAGTTCTGCACCTATTCCGGTTTTCTCTATGCCCGGGTGCTCAACTGGAACGGCGTGGCCTATATCGCCACGGACGGCTACCTGCCGCCCATGTCCGAGGCCGAGATCGCCCTGGTCCAAAGCACCTACAAGGAGGGCGTCCCCCTGGTTTCGCCCCTGCGCAAGACGCCCCAGGGCCTGGAGATGGACATTTACGTGCCCATCTATCCGCCCGAGGACGAGGAGCATGCCCATCCCGTGGGCGTGCTCATGATGACCCGCCAGGTGACCGGCAAGATCACCGAGCTGCTTTCCAATTCGGCCCTTTCGGCCAAGGGCGAGCATACCCGGCTCATGCAGCGGACCGCGAGCGGATTCCTGGAAGTGACCCCCTGGACCCCGGAAGGGTTCTCCAAGGTCACGGCCCAGTTCGAGCTGGACGACAAGGGCAACATGCCCTTTGCCGAGCGCACCAGCCTTTCCAACGAGGACGAGAAGGTCTTTTCCATGGGCATGCGCATCGAGGGCCCGCAGTGGTGGGTGGTCCAGGAAATGGACTTCACGGCGGGCACCGCCTCCATCCAGGCCTATTCGCGCACGTCCTACATCATGGCCGGTCTGGCCATCCTGGCCATCCTGCTTGCGGCGGGCCTGGCCTGGTGGGTCCAGACCGGGGTGTACAACCAGCGCAGCGCCGAGCAGTTCCGGGCCCTGGCCGCGCAGATCGATGAGCAGAAGCGGTTCATCGATTCCATCAACGCCAACATTCAGGAATTCATCACCCTCAAGGACCTGGACGGCAGGTACATCTACGTGAACGACGCATTCGCCCAGGCCGTGGGCCGCGCCGAGCACGAGATACTGGGCATGGATACCGAGGCCGTGTTCGGATTCGACACGGCCAAGCGCCTGACCGCCGCGGATGCTGCCGTGCTGGAGGAAAAGGGCAAGGTCATCATCAACGAGACCATCTACCTGCAGTCCCGCCGTCACCAGTTCCAGATCTCCAAGTCGCCCTATTACGACAACCACGGCAACTGCCTGGGCGTGGTGGAGGTCTTCCGCGACATCACCGACTTCGTGGCCGCACAGGAGCGCAACAAGCGGCTCATCCGCAGGGCCATGGAGGCGCTCGGCAGCACCATCGAGGCGGCCGACCCCTATCTCGGCGGGCACACCAAGCTCATGGCCGGGCTGGCCGTGGAAGTGGGCCGGGTCCTGAACCTGGACGAGATCGACGTGGCCGAGATCGAGACCGCGGCCAACCTCTCCCAGATCGGCAAGATGTTCGTGCCCAAGGAGATCCTGACCAAGCCCGAACGGCTCACCGACGACGAGAAGGAGGTCATGGAAACCCACGTGGAATACGCCTACCGCATCCTCAAGGATATCGACATCGACGAGGGCGTGCTGCGGGCCATTTATCAGATGAACGAGCGCATGGACGGCTCGGGCTATCCCAAGCGGCTCAAGGGCGAGGACATCATCCTGCCCGCGCGCATCCTGTCCGTGCTCAACGCCTTCTGCGCCATGATCCGCCCCCGGGCCCACCGCGGGGCCATGAAGCCCGAGGAGGTGCTGCGCATTCTCACCGACATGGGCGACAAGTACGATCCGGCAGTGCTCCAGGCCCTGTCCGAGGCCATTACCTCCCCCGCCGGGGAGCGCCTCCTGGACCAGAGTTCCTGA
- a CDS encoding transglutaminase-like cysteine peptidase, translating into MAAPSFIPRAARGLLYAVLVAACLAVWSASGVRAADKAQPPRLFNTLEFKGKIKKLPKWMGVLRRMALWRGYFKDSSMDRLPSKAGWLKLKKSVAGKPPLERLKAVNRYFNQWPYRLDMSNYGQRDYWATPVEFLKKSGDCEDYAIAKYYALKELGFSPGQMRIVAVRDMIRNIGHAVLAVYLPDDIYILDNQTVMVLSHKRYTHYVPQYSVNERFRWMHVPPMKKKKTQAAPTARVQDRNNSDNGTLTAREPEKNNQME; encoded by the coding sequence ATGGCCGCCCCCAGCTTCATACCACGGGCCGCACGGGGCCTGCTGTACGCGGTCCTTGTGGCCGCGTGTCTGGCGGTATGGAGCGCGTCCGGGGTCCGGGCGGCGGACAAGGCCCAGCCCCCCAGGCTGTTCAACACCCTGGAGTTCAAGGGCAAGATAAAGAAGCTGCCCAAGTGGATGGGGGTGCTGCGCCGCATGGCCCTGTGGCGGGGCTATTTCAAGGACAGCTCCATGGACAGGCTGCCCTCCAAGGCGGGCTGGCTCAAGCTTAAGAAGTCGGTGGCGGGCAAGCCCCCCCTGGAAAGGCTCAAGGCCGTGAACCGCTATTTCAACCAGTGGCCGTACCGCCTGGACATGTCCAACTACGGCCAGCGCGACTACTGGGCCACCCCCGTGGAATTTCTCAAGAAGTCGGGCGACTGCGAGGATTACGCCATCGCCAAGTACTATGCGCTCAAGGAGCTGGGCTTTTCCCCGGGCCAGATGCGCATCGTGGCGGTCCGGGACATGATCCGCAACATCGGCCACGCCGTGCTGGCCGTGTACCTGCCCGACGACATCTACATCCTGGACAACCAGACGGTCATGGTGCTGTCCCACAAGCGCTACACCCACTATGTGCCCCAGTACTCGGTCAACGAGCGTTTCCGCTGGATGCACGTGCCTCCCATGAAAAAGAAGAAGACGCAGGCCGCTCCCACGGCCCGCGTCCAGGATAGGAACAACAGCGACAACGGGACCCTTACCGCAAGGGAACCCGAAAAAAACAACCAGATGGAGTAG